A stretch of the Arachis stenosperma cultivar V10309 chromosome 6, arast.V10309.gnm1.PFL2, whole genome shotgun sequence genome encodes the following:
- the LOC130933153 gene encoding structural maintenance of chromosomes protein 1, whose translation MPSLPSPAGRIHRLEMENFKSYKGHQVIGPFFDFTAIIGPNGAGKSNLMDAISFVLGVRTGQLRGAQLRDLIYASDDKEKEQKGRRAFVRLVYQLNNNNGSNGSDTEITFTRAITSAGASEYRIDGNVVTWDVYNAKLKSLGILVKARNFLVFQGDVESIASKNPKELTALLEQISGSDELKRDYEQFEEEKGAAEEKSALVYQKKKTVVMERKQKKEQKEEAEKHLRLQEQLKSIKKEHFLWQLFNIEKDVAKTNEELDEDEKRRKEVMEELENFEHEASKKKKEQAKYLKEIALREKKITEKSSRLDKSQPELLKLREEINRINSKIKKSNKELEKKRAERRRHADDIEELQKGIQDLTAKMAALQERGRDVRDKLQLDGDDLEEYFQIKEKAGMKTAKLREEKELLDRQQHADSEAKKNLEENLQQLENRVSELDLQETQMKTRLKKILGGSEGNKNELEKLKKELRVMEEKHRDSRTKHKSLELKISEIENQLRELKADRYENERDARLSQAVEALKRLFQGVHGRMTDLCRPTQKKYNLAVTVAMGKFMDAVVVEDEKTGKECIKYLKDQRLPPQTFIPLQSIRVKPIMERLRTLGGTAKLVFDVIQFDPSLEKAILFAVGNTLVCDDLEEAKVLGWSGERFKVVTVDGILLTKSGTMTGGTSGGMEARSKQWDDKKIEGLNKKKEQYESDLEKLGSIRDMHLKESEAAGKISGLEKKIHYADIEEKSIKDKLRNLSHEKKNIKEEIGRMSPELQKLRDAVDKRKSEISMLEMNINKITDGIYQEFSKKVKVANIREYEENRLKDAQSVAEERLDLSSQISKLKYQLEYEQNRDMSSRIQELESSLDTLQNNLKRAQNKEAEVKLATENATEEIDQLKKEIKEWKSKSEDCEKEIQEWKKQASSATTNISKLNRLINTKEAHIEQMIVQKQEILDKCEFEQISLPTISDPMDTGTSTPGPVFDFDQLSRALKDKHSDRDKIEVEFKQKMDSLVSEIERTAPNLKALDQYEALLEKEKAVTEEFELVRKEEKEKADRFNSVKQRRYELFMDAFNHISGNIDKIYKQLTKSSTHPLGGTAYLNLENEDDPFLHGIKYTAMPPTKRFRDMEQLSGGEKTVAALALLFSIHSYKPSPFFILDEVDAALDNLNVAKVAGFIRAKSCEGARVSQDADGGNGFQSIVISLKDSFYDKAEALVGVYRDSERGCSRTLTFDLTKYRES comes from the exons ATGCCATCTCTCCCGTCCCCGGCGGGGAGAATCCACCGCCTGGAAATGGAGAATTTCAAGTCCTACAAGGGCCACCAAGTAATCGGCCCCTTCTTCGACTTCACCGCCATCATCGGTCCCAACGGCGCCGGAAAATCGAACCTCATGGACGCAATCAGCTTCGTCCTCGGCGTCCGCACCGGCCAACTCCGTGGTGCGCAGCTGAGGGACCTCATCTACGCCTCCGACGACAAGGAGAAGGAGCAGAAGGGACGCAGGGCATTCGTTCGGCTCGTCTACCAGCTCAACAACAATAACGGTAGTAACGGTTCGGACACCGAGATCACGTTCACTCGAGCCATCACCAGCGCCGGCGCCAGCGAGTACCGAATCGACGGTAACGTTGTCACTTGGGATGTTTATAATGCCAAGCTTAAGTCCCTTGGGATACTTGTCAAGGCTCGCAATTTTCTCGTCTTTCAG GGTGATGTAGAATCCATTGCATCAAAAAACCCAAAGGAACTTACTGCCCTTCTCGAGCAGATATCTGGCTCTGATGAGCTCAAGAGGGACTACGAGcaatttgaagaagaaaagggTGCAGCTGAAGAAAAATCAGCACTTGTCTATCAGAAGAAAAAGACAGTGGTGATGGAGAGAAAACAGaagaaagaacaaaaagaaGAGGCAGAGAAACATCTCCGACTGCAAGAACAACTG AAATCTATAAAGAAAGAACATTTCCTGTGGCAGTTGTTCAATATAGAAAAGGATGTTGCTAAAACAAACGAGGAGCTTGATGAGGATGAAAAACGGCGTAAAGAAGTTATGGAAGAACTAGAAAATTTTGAACATGAGGctagtaaaaagaaaaaggagcaGGCTAAATATCTGAAAGAGATTGCGTTACGTGAAAAGAAAATTACGGAGAAAAGTAGTAGACTTGACAAGAGT CAACCTGAGCTCCTCAAGCTGCGGGAGGAGATTAATCgtataaattcaaaaattaagaaaagcaATAAGGAGCTTGAAAAGAAAAGAGCAGAACGGAGGAGACATGCTGATGATATAGAAGAGCTACAGAAGGGCATACAGGATCTTACAGCAAAAATGGCAGCCCTACAAGAAAGGGGTCGAGATGTTCGTGATAAACTACAGTTAGATGGTGATGACTTGGAAGAATATTTTCAAAT CAAGGAAAAAGCTGGAATGAAAACTGCAAAGCTAAGAGAGGAGAAAGAGCTTCTAGATAGGCAGCAGCATGCTGATAGTGAagctaaaaaaaatttggaagAAAATCTTCAACAGTTGGAAAACAGGGTGTCTGAGTTGGATTTGCAAGAAACACAGATGAAGACAAGGCTTAAAAAAATTCTTGGTGGTTCTGAAGGAAACAAGAATGAGCTTgagaaactgaaaaaggaacTGCGTGTGATGGAGGAGAAACATCGTGATTCTAG GACTAAACATAAAAGCTTGGAGctaaaaattagtgaaatagAAAATCAGCTACGTGAATTGAAGGCTGATAGATATGAAAATGAGAGAGATGCTAGGCTGTCTCAGGCTGTGGAGGCTCTGAAACGCCTATTTCAAGGGGTCCATGGCCGCATGACTGATCTTTGCAGGCCAACACAGAAGAAGTATAACCTTGCTGTTACTGTTGCTATGGGTAAATTTATGGATGCAGTTGTAGTTGAAGATGAAAAGACTGGAAAGGAATGCATCAAG TATTTGAAAGATCAAAGGCTTCCTCCTCAGACATTCATTCCTCTGCAATCAATTCGAGTGAAGCCAATCATGGAAAGATTGCGCACATTAGGGGGTACAGCGAAACTGGTTTTTGATGTGATTC AGTTTGATCCTTCCTTGGAGAAGGCAATTCTCTTTGCTGTGGGAAATACTCTTGTCTGTGATGATCTTGAGGAGGCAAAAGTTTTAGGCTGGAGTGGTGAGAGGTTTAAAG TTGTGACTGTGGACGGAATTCTGCTGACAAAATCCGGCACGATGACTGGTGGCACTAGTGGTGGAATGGAAGCAAGATCAAAACAGTGGGATGACAAGAAAATTGAag GACTTAACAAAAAGAAAGAGCAGTATGAATCAGATTTGGAAAAACTAGGATCAATAAGAGATATGCACCTCAAAGAGTCTGAAGCTGCTGGCAAAATTAGTGGACTCGAGAAGAAAATCCACTACGCTGATATTGAGGAG AAAAGCATCAAAGACAAGCTTAGAAATTTGAGCCACGAAAAAAAGAACATCAAAGAAGAAATTGGTCGTATGAGTCCGGAACTCCAGAAG TTAAGAGATGCTGTTGATAAGAGGAAATCAGAAATAAGTATGCTCGAGatgaatataaataaaataacagaTGGGATTTACCAAGAATTTAGCAAGAAAGTTAAGGTTGCAAATATCCGTGAATATGAAGAAAACCGACTCAAAGATGCTCAGAGTGTTGCGGAAGAGAGGCTAGATCTGAGTAgccaaatttcaaaattaaaatatca ATTGGAATATGAGCAAAATAGGGACATGAGTTCAAGAATTCAAGAGCTAGAATCATCCCTGGATACTTTACAGAATAATTTAAAACGGGCACAGAACAAAGAAGCTGAAGTAAAGTTGGCTACCGAGAATGCTACCGAAGAGATTGACCAGCttaagaaagaaataaaag AGTGGAAATCAAAGTCGGAAGATTGTgagaaagaaatccaagaatGGAAAAAGCAGGCTTCGTCAGCCACAACAAACATATCCAAACTTAATCGTCTGATAAACACCAAG GAGGCACATATTGAGCAGATGATTGTACAAAAACAGGAAATATTAGATAAGTGTGAATTTGAACAGATTAGCCTTCCAACCATATCTGACCCGATGGATACCGGCACCTCAACCCCAGGTCCAGTTTTTGATTTTGATCAGCTAAGCAGGGCACTGAAAGATAAGCACTCTGACAGGGATAAAATTGAGGTggaatttaaacaaaaaatggATTCCTTGGTATCTGAAATTGAGAGAACAGCACCAAATTTGAAGGCATTGGACCAATATGAGGCTCTTCTTGAAAAGGAAAAAGCTGTAACTGAAGAGTTTGAATTGGTgaggaaagaagagaaggagaaagctgATAGATTCAATTCAGTTAAGCAAAGGAG GTATGAATTGTTCATGGATGCTTTCAACCATATATCGGGCAATATAGATAAAATTTACAAACAACTCACAAAGAGTAGCACACATCCGCTGGGTGGAACAGCATATTTAAACTTGGAAAATGAAGACGATCCTTTCCTACACGGCATCAAGTACACTGCTATGCCCCCAACAAAGCGCTTCCGTGATATGGAGCAGTTATCTGGTGGGGAGAAAACTGTTGCTGCTCTTGCTTTGTTATTTTCCATCCACAG CTACAAGCCTTCACCATTTTTCATATTGGATGAAGTCGATGCTGCATTGGATAACTTGAATGTCGCTAAGGTTGCTGGATTTATCCGTGCAAAGTCTTGTGAAGGAGCAAGGGTTAGCCAGGATGCTGATGGGGGCAACGGTTTCCAGAGTATTGTGATATCACTGAAAGACAGCTTTTATGACAAAGCTGAAGCCTTAGTTGGTGTTTACAGGGACTCTGAAAGAGG ttgtTCGAGGACTCTCACGTTTGATCTGACTAAATACCGTGAGTCATAG
- the LOC130933154 gene encoding patellin-4-like, with protein MTALMETDGFNEENGDHNSINDTLVGVPLVFIDNNNKKILMEKELPNEKRAPLQEDQDSSSTEQELDQDLGGNDEDMIHDPVEMKVKIKKSLLEFRGKVEDAILRNYLLGEGSKKLTPEELKDISLWGIPLLPSKGHEGTDIILLKFLKAKDYKVSEALDMLQKTLNWRIENRVDRILDEEDLGSEFEHASFLNSRDKEGRPVCYHLYGIFNDKSLYKKTFGTQQKRERFLRWRIQLMERAVRKLCFKEGGVDSVIQVYDLKRASPQRMKELESISKQALLLIQNYYPELVWKNIVLHAPFWTYTSQVLFSRFMSQRSKKKFILVRPQRITKTLLKFVDPEQLPVEYGGLRREKDPDFSPEDKAEELHIRGNTVSTVEFPVSESGVTVTWDVTVLGWDVSYKEEFVPDDEGSYTILLQNQNRLGESIRNSFYINEPGKIVLTIENGNYRKRRMFYRSKTRITVPMFILLSNSS; from the exons ATGACAGCCCTGATGGAAACAGATGGTTTCAATGAAGAAAATGGAGATCATAATAGCATCAACGATACCCTTGTTGGTGTTCCATTAGTCTTCATTGACAATAATAACAAGAAAATCCTCATGGAAAAAGAGCTTCCCAATGAGAAACGAGCACCCCTTCAAGAGGACCAAGATTCTTCAAGCACAGAACAAGAACTAGATCAAGATCTTGGTGGCAATGATGAAGATATGATACATGACCCTGTTGAGATGAAAGTCAAGATAAAAAAATCACTGCTCGAATTCCGGGGCAAAGTGGAGGACGCCATCCTTAGAAACTACCTCTTAGGGGAGGGCTCTAAGAAGCTCACAccagaagagcttaaggacatatCCTTATGGGGTATCCCTTTGCTTCCAAGCAAGGGTCATGAAGGCACTGACATCATTCTCTTGAAGTTCTTGAAGGCTAAGGACTACAAGGTCTCTGAAGCATTGGACATGCTCCAGAAGACCTTGAATTGGCGAATTGAGAATCGCGTCGACCGCATTCTTGACGAGGAGGATCTCGGCTCGGAGTTCGAGCATGCCAGCTTCTTGAATAGTAGGGACAAAGAAGGGCGCCCTGTTTGTTACCATCTCTATGGTATTTTCAATGACAAGAGCCTTTATAAGAAGACTTTCGGGACACAGCAGAAACGTGAGAGGTTCTTGAGGTGGAGGATTCAACTTATGGAGAGGGCTGTGAGGAAGCTATGCTTCAAAGAAGGAGGTGTTGATTCAGTGATTCAGGTCTATGATCTTAAACGTGCATCTCCACAACGGATGAAGGAGCTTGAATCAATAAGCAAGCAAGCTCTACTCTTGATTCAGAACTACTATCCTGAACTTGTCTGGAAAAAT ATAGTACTACATGCTCCATTTTGGACGTACACCTCTCAGGTGCTATTCTCAAGGTTCATGAGTCAGAGGAGTAAAAAGAAATTCATCCTAGTTAGGCCACAAAGGATCACAAAGACACTTCTCAA ATTTGTTGACCCAGAACAGCTTCCAGTAGAATATGGAGGTCTTAGGAGGGAAAAGGACCCAGATTTCTCACCTGAAGATAAGGCTGAAGAGCTCCACATAAGAGGAAATACAGTTTCTACGGTTGAATTTCCAGTCAGTGAG TCTGGAGTGACAGTAACTTGGGATGTAACTGTGCTTGGATGGGATGTGTCTTACAAAGAAGAGTTTGTCCCAGATGATGAAGGGTCATACACTATATTgcttcaaaatcaaaataggcTTGGTGAGAGTATTAGAAACTCCTTTTACATCAATGAACCTGGGAAGATAGTCCTAACTATTGAAAATGGCAACTACAGGAAGAGGAGAATGTTCTATAGATCTAAGACTAGAATCACAGTTCCCATGTTCATCTTGCTATCTAATAGTAGTTAA
- the LOC130936491 gene encoding LOW QUALITY PROTEIN: conglutin alpha 3-like (The sequence of the model RefSeq protein was modified relative to this genomic sequence to represent the inferred CDS: deleted 1 base in 1 codon), whose translation MVIGPFRLSLCVCLVFLTSACFGTRLEESFNECQLDRLNALTPDNRIESEGGITETWNSNHPELRCAGVTLLKRTIFPNGFHLPSYANYPQLIFIAQGNGVFGVSLPGCPVTYEEAESQSREDRRQRIVIKRESEQEQEQQGDSHHKIYHFRQGHLLAIPAGVPYWSFNYGNEPIVAITLLDTSNLDNQLDPSPRRFYLAGNPEEEHPETQQPQTRRRHGQHQQDEYGSQGEEEGNNVLSGFSTQLLAHAFGVDEEIARILQNPPEQTKDQIVRVEGGFRDVISPRWGEGKQYEDELEERQRQPRRRDKQGKGYDYDDDRRPHRQDPYREGDEDDRRPRGSRQGQGRGYDDDDRRPGQYEEGEEDDRRPRRSSRPKRQGRRHDDDDRRADEDDRRGYDDDERRPDEDDRRGYDDDERRPEDDDRQGYDDDDRRPRWSSRPKGQGRNGVEETLCSPTLVEDIARPSRADFYNPAAGRISSANSLTFPILRWFQLSAEHVLLYRNGIYSPHWNNNANSIIYGLRGEGRIQVVNSQGNAVFNGVLREGQILLVPQNFAVGKQAGNEGFEYVAFKTADRASSATSSKCLGESPLMFSSMLLAFEIIKSVLSNTMETRPLWSLLMIPSMGLNVVINLNHNNNAQVDSKNNDGSRLWWPSSIII comes from the exons ATGGTGATTGGGCCGTTTAGGCTCTCACTTTGTGTTTGCTTGGTGTTCCTCACAAGTGCATGCTTTGGAACGAGGCTTGAAGAGAGTTTCAATGAATGCCAGCTCGACAGACTGAATGCTTTGACGCCGGACAACCGGATTGAGTCCGAAGGCGGCATCACCGAGACATGGAACTCGAACCACCCGGAGCTAAGGTGCGCCGGTGTCACGCTTCTGAAGCGCACCATCTTCCCTAACGGCTTCCACTTGCCTTCCTACGCCAATTATCCCCAGCTCATTTTCATCGCCCAAG GCAATGGAGTCTTTGGAGTATCACTACCTGGATGCCCTGTGACATATGAAGAGGCTGAGTCGCAGTCTAGAGAGGACAGACGACAACGTATTGTTATTAAGAGAGAGTCtgaacaagaacaagaacaacAGGGTGATAGCCACCACAAAATCTACCACTTCAGGCAAGGTCATCTCCTTGCAATCCCGGCAGGAGTTCCTTACTGGAGCTTTAACTATGGAAATGAGCCTATTGTTGCCATCACGCTTCTTGACACCAGCAACTTGGATAACCAACTTGATCCTTCTCCAAGG AGATTCTACCTAGCTGGAAATCCGGAAGAAGAGCATCCAGAGACGCAACAACCACAGACGCGACGCAGGCATGGGCAGCATCAGCAAGATGAGTATGGTTCACAAGGGGAGGAAGAAGGCAACAACGTTTTGAGTGGATTCAGTACACAACTACTAGCGCATGCTTTCGGCGTGGATGAGGAGATAGCCAGGATACTCCAGAACCCGCCAGAACAGACGAAGGACCAAATCGTGAGAGTGGAGGGAGGATTCAGAGACGTCATAAGTCCTCGCTGGGGAGAAGGAAAACAGTATGAAGATGAACTAGAagaaagacaacgccaaccacgaaGACGGGATAAACAAGGAAAAGGATATGACTATGATGACGACCGTCGTCCACATAGACAAGATCCATACAGAGAGGGAGACGAAGACGATCGACGACCACGGGGTTCACGTCAAGGACAAGGAAGAGGATACGATGATGACGACCGTCGTCCAG GTCAATACGAAGAAGGAGAGGAAGACGATCGACGGCCACGGAGGTCATCACGTCCaaaaagacaaggaagaaggcATGATGACGACGACCGTCGTGCAG ATGAAGACGATCGACGAGGATACGATGATGACGAGCGTCGTCCAG ATGAAGACGATCGACGAGGATACGATGATGACGAGCGTCGTCCAG AGGATGATGATCGACAAGGATATGATGATGACGATCGACGACCACGGTGGTCATCACGTCCAAAAGGACAAGGAAGAAACGGAGTGGAGGAAACACTATGCAGTCCGACTCTTGTTGAGGACATTGCCCGACCATCCCGTGCTGATTTCTATAACCCTGCAGCCGGCCGCATCAGCTCAGCTAACAGCTTGACCTTCCCCATCCTCAGATGGTTCCAACTCAGTGCGGAACACGTTCTCCTCTACAGG AATGGCATATACAGTCCCCATTGGAACAACAACGCAAACAGCATAATCTATGGGTTAAGAGGGGAAGGAAGGATCCAGGTGGTGAATTCCCAAGGCAACGCGGTGTTCAATGGTGTTCTAAGGGAAGGACAGATTCTGCTGGTGCCGCAGAACTTCGCTGTGGGTAAGCAAGCCGGGAATGAAGGATTTGAGTATGTGGCGTTCAAAACTGCTGATCGTGCTTCA TCAGCCACCTCAAGCAAGTGCTTAGGGGAATCCCCGCTGATGTTCTCATCAATGCTTTTGGCCTTCGAAATCATCAAGTCAGTGCTCTCAAATACAATGGAAACCAGACCCCTTTGGTCGCTGCTTATGATTCCCAGTATGGGCCTCAACGTCGTGATCAACcttaatcataataataatgcTCAAGTTGATAGCAAGAATAATGATGGTTCTAGATTATGGTGGCCATcttcaataataatatag